From the Candidatus Bathyarchaeota archaeon genome, one window contains:
- a CDS encoding DNA methyltransferase, producing the protein MSSLEQNLYCFISGKNWKLSLAEIVAFFESRNISFQVEDFNKDFFALKTSQPIDSQVIDELGGTLKIGEATTTLPTSQLAKAFVKEDKQAKEQLQDSLPLDVLADNIPRADSGKTVFGVSVYSFDPTFRHASKVLQRFLGSRLKDELRNQGKKARFMGFPRNRSQPHLTPVEVLKKGLDRRSEILLCIGNQQSYLGATVGVHNPFEFQKRDVEKPMQRKIFAIPPRLAKIMVNLSHCTAGKVFLDPFCGVGTILQEALLAKAKVIGLDINRWCVEASRQNLSWLTREYSFEDVDVDYAVLQGDARKLTSKLREEIDCIATEPDLGPALQQFPTTPYAQKILQKIKPAYEDFLSEAYQILRENGYLVLVAPYIKVRSGKPLTLNIQETAVELGFKPAQIFAQTPFVDIHKSEPLRPLTSFIDAEERHKIGREICILQK; encoded by the coding sequence ATGTCGTCTTTAGAACAGAATCTTTACTGCTTTATCTCAGGCAAGAACTGGAAACTCTCCTTAGCCGAGATAGTAGCCTTCTTTGAATCCCGAAACATCAGTTTTCAAGTGGAAGATTTCAACAAGGACTTCTTTGCCCTAAAAACTTCTCAGCCCATAGACTCCCAGGTAATCGACGAATTAGGCGGCACCTTAAAAATCGGAGAAGCCACAACAACCTTGCCCACCTCACAGCTTGCTAAAGCATTTGTAAAGGAAGATAAGCAAGCCAAAGAGCAACTCCAAGATAGTTTGCCTCTTGACGTTTTAGCCGACAACATCCCCCGCGCAGATTCAGGGAAAACAGTTTTTGGCGTAAGCGTCTACTCTTTTGATCCCACTTTTCGCCATGCCTCAAAAGTCCTCCAGCGATTCTTGGGTAGCCGCCTCAAAGACGAACTGCGCAACCAAGGCAAAAAAGCAAGGTTCATGGGTTTTCCCCGTAACCGTTCACAGCCCCATCTTACTCCTGTGGAGGTTCTCAAAAAAGGCTTAGACCGCCGCTCTGAAATCTTGCTGTGTATCGGCAACCAGCAATCCTATTTGGGCGCAACCGTGGGCGTGCATAACCCGTTTGAATTCCAAAAACGCGACGTAGAAAAACCCATGCAACGCAAAATCTTTGCCATACCGCCGCGGCTAGCAAAAATTATGGTGAACCTGTCGCACTGCACGGCGGGGAAAGTTTTTCTTGACCCTTTTTGCGGCGTGGGTACTATACTGCAGGAGGCTTTGCTGGCAAAAGCTAAGGTGATTGGTTTGGATATTAACCGTTGGTGTGTGGAGGCTTCTAGGCAAAACCTGTCTTGGCTAACCCGCGAATATTCGTTTGAAGATGTTGATGTGGATTACGCGGTTTTGCAAGGGGACGCCCGTAAACTGACAAGTAAGCTGCGTGAAGAAATCGACTGTATCGCAACTGAACCCGACTTAGGACCTGCCCTGCAACAGTTCCCAACTACGCCTTATGCTCAAAAGATTCTGCAGAAAATCAAGCCTGCGTATGAGGATTTTCTTTCTGAAGCTTACCAGATTCTGCGGGAAAACGGCTACTTAGTTCTTGTTGCTCCATACATCAAAGTACGCTCAGGCAAACCCTTGACCCTAAACATCCAAGAAACCGCCGTGGAGCTTGGGTTCAAACCCGCCCAAATCTTCGCGCAAACCCCGTTTGTTGACATCCACAAAAGCGAGCCGCTACGCCCCTTGACATCGTTTATTGACGCGGAAGAGCGTCACAAAATCGGCAGAGAAATCTGCATACTACAAAAATAA
- the ppsA gene encoding phosphoenolpyruvate synthase, whose amino-acid sequence MSDSRELVSWFETLRVTDIPSVGGKNASLGEMINAGLPVPPGFAVTAYAYEKFLEETKLAEKIYKVINEVITDKNDPKQYDTASKKIREIIEKTPMPKEIEDAIKAAYKELDKKLKLKNTFVAVRSSATAEDLPDASFAGQQETYLNVKGASDLLDKVVKCWSSLFTPRAIFYRNEKGFAHEKVFISVGVQKMVNSRAAGVMFTINPVTGNPNEIVIEGNYGLGETVVSGAVNPDDFVVDKKSLEIIDRRLARKTIKYVRDPETGQTIHLDIPEDEQKVTCVSDEELLALSKLATRIEGHYKKPMDIEWAIDQDISFPKNMFIVQARPETVWSSKPAEEEGADEGLPADKLNVIVKGISAGKRGYGLGTAKIVLNPDDANENMKKGDILVTDMTNPDFVPFMKIASAIVTDKGGVTSHAAIVSRELNIPCVVGTETATQVMKPGKEYTVDSRNGIIYEGILQEAVKTKDDKGATIAVAAAAPVTATKIYMNLAIPEMIAKYKDLPFQGIGLMRTEFIFADYIGEHPLYLVESGQSQKLVDKFAEGVATVAREIQPRPVVVRFSDFKTNEYRDLKGGEKYEIVEENPMLGWRGCSRYISKWYEKAFRLECQAIVKCRTEWGLKNVYVMLPMVRTIWEAKKVLQIMKEEGLERSKDFKVWFMAETPSIAIMADEFSKLVDGFSIGSNDMTQGILMIDRDSERLGQMGYFDERETAVKRIIARLIRVAHENGCTVSICGEGPSNLPDFAEFLVRAGIDSISVNNDAVLTTKQNVAAIEQKIILERLAEQAAIAAGRPLKKPTPDWEW is encoded by the coding sequence ATGAGCGACAGCAGAGAACTTGTGAGCTGGTTTGAAACTCTACGCGTAACAGACATCCCCAGTGTGGGCGGCAAAAACGCAAGCCTTGGCGAAATGATCAACGCAGGTTTGCCTGTACCCCCCGGTTTTGCTGTTACCGCATACGCATACGAAAAATTCCTTGAAGAAACAAAACTTGCAGAGAAAATCTACAAGGTAATCAACGAAGTAATCACCGACAAAAATGATCCTAAACAGTATGATACTGCATCCAAAAAGATTCGGGAAATTATCGAGAAAACTCCAATGCCCAAAGAGATTGAGGATGCAATTAAAGCTGCTTATAAAGAGCTTGACAAGAAACTTAAGCTCAAAAACACTTTTGTGGCTGTACGCTCAAGCGCAACCGCCGAAGACCTGCCCGACGCATCCTTTGCAGGGCAACAAGAAACTTACCTCAACGTCAAAGGCGCCAGCGATTTACTTGACAAAGTCGTGAAATGCTGGTCTAGCCTCTTCACGCCACGCGCCATATTTTACCGTAACGAAAAGGGCTTTGCCCACGAAAAAGTTTTCATCAGCGTCGGCGTCCAGAAAATGGTTAACTCCCGCGCCGCTGGCGTTATGTTCACAATCAACCCCGTCACTGGAAACCCCAACGAAATCGTAATCGAAGGCAATTACGGCTTGGGCGAAACCGTGGTTTCTGGTGCAGTTAATCCTGACGATTTTGTGGTGGACAAGAAATCCTTGGAAATTATTGACCGGCGTCTTGCCCGTAAAACCATAAAGTACGTTCGTGACCCTGAAACTGGTCAGACTATTCACTTGGATATTCCTGAAGACGAGCAGAAGGTTACTTGTGTTAGCGATGAGGAGCTTTTGGCGCTTTCAAAGCTTGCCACCCGCATCGAAGGACACTACAAAAAACCCATGGACATCGAATGGGCAATTGACCAAGACATATCCTTCCCCAAGAACATGTTCATCGTTCAAGCCCGACCTGAAACCGTTTGGAGCTCCAAACCCGCCGAAGAAGAAGGCGCAGACGAAGGCTTACCCGCTGACAAACTCAACGTCATCGTAAAAGGCATATCCGCAGGCAAACGAGGATACGGATTAGGAACCGCCAAAATCGTCCTTAACCCCGACGATGCAAACGAAAACATGAAAAAAGGCGACATACTCGTCACCGACATGACCAACCCTGACTTTGTGCCCTTCATGAAAATCGCCAGCGCCATAGTTACCGACAAAGGCGGAGTTACTTCTCACGCGGCAATCGTAAGCCGAGAACTTAACATCCCCTGTGTTGTAGGCACCGAAACTGCCACCCAAGTCATGAAGCCTGGCAAAGAATACACTGTTGACTCACGAAACGGCATCATCTACGAAGGCATCTTGCAAGAAGCAGTCAAAACCAAAGACGACAAAGGCGCAACAATAGCAGTAGCCGCCGCAGCCCCCGTAACCGCCACAAAAATTTACATGAACCTAGCCATCCCTGAAATGATAGCAAAATACAAAGACCTGCCCTTCCAAGGCATCGGGCTTATGCGCACAGAATTCATCTTTGCAGACTACATCGGCGAGCACCCCCTCTACCTAGTAGAGAGCGGTCAAAGCCAAAAGCTCGTGGACAAATTCGCTGAAGGCGTCGCCACCGTAGCCCGCGAAATTCAGCCCCGCCCCGTAGTCGTCAGGTTTAGCGACTTTAAGACCAACGAGTACCGTGACCTCAAAGGCGGCGAGAAATACGAAATCGTCGAAGAAAACCCCATGCTTGGCTGGAGAGGATGCAGCCGCTACATCAGCAAATGGTACGAAAAAGCCTTCCGACTAGAATGCCAAGCCATAGTAAAATGCCGCACCGAATGGGGACTCAAAAACGTCTACGTCATGCTCCCGATGGTCCGAACTATCTGGGAAGCCAAGAAAGTTCTTCAAATCATGAAAGAAGAAGGACTAGAACGCTCCAAAGACTTCAAAGTCTGGTTCATGGCAGAAACCCCCTCCATAGCAATCATGGCAGACGAATTCTCCAAACTCGTCGACGGCTTCTCCATAGGCTCCAACGACATGACCCAAGGCATACTCATGATAGACCGCGACTCCGAACGCCTAGGACAAATGGGATACTTTGACGAAAGAGAAACCGCCGTAAAACGCATAATCGCACGCCTAATCCGCGTCGCCCACGAAAACGGCTGCACCGTAAGCATCTGCGGCGAAGGTCCCTCTAACCTGCCTGACTTCGCAGAATTCCTTGTCCGCGCAGGCATAGACAGCATATCTGTAAACAACGACGCCGTCCTAACAACAAAACAAAACGTCGCCGCCATTGAACAGAAAATTATTCTTGAACGCCTCGCAGAGCAAGCAGCCATAGCCGCTGGACGTCCCCTCAAAAAACCCACTCCCGACTGGGAATGGTAA
- a CDS encoding aminoglycoside phosphotransferase family protein codes for MSDATPLSLSKTVIHNYLTSLYKTPLEVQRVWRLGEKPEDSGDLKGFGYGFPYVIEFKMGSESKRVVLETMRPGGFGHDHFSDRAQVLIWQNAAFNGLPKHVHSVDVGAFEEGSNLKSLGKCFEFFIVTEFIEGKLYHLDLDRIKETGQLTAQDEERCLALSDYLVKIHKRKNPDGSLYIRRIRDLVGHGECIMGLLDSYPKEFNSAQPSYLIDVEKACVDWRWRLKEKPQRLSQVHGDFHPWNLLFREGADFTVLDRSRGEWGEPADDIAALTINYLFYSVQKYGELKGPFERLFRLFWDNYLRKSEDHEILNVVQPFFAWRGLVVASPVWYPQLSEDVRVKLLNFVKNILQYDHFDLVDVNSYLNSSK; via the coding sequence TTGAGCGACGCTACTCCCCTCTCCCTATCAAAAACCGTCATCCACAACTACCTAACTTCCCTATACAAAACCCCCTTGGAAGTCCAGCGTGTCTGGCGGCTAGGCGAAAAACCTGAAGACTCAGGTGACCTCAAAGGGTTTGGATACGGTTTCCCCTATGTTATCGAATTTAAGATGGGTTCAGAAAGCAAACGCGTAGTTTTGGAGACCATGCGTCCAGGCGGTTTTGGACATGACCACTTCTCTGACCGTGCGCAGGTTCTTATCTGGCAAAACGCTGCTTTCAACGGGTTGCCCAAGCATGTCCACTCAGTGGATGTGGGCGCTTTTGAAGAAGGCTCAAACCTCAAGTCTCTTGGCAAATGCTTCGAGTTTTTCATAGTAACCGAATTCATAGAAGGAAAACTTTACCATCTTGACTTAGACCGCATAAAAGAAACAGGTCAACTCACAGCGCAAGACGAAGAACGATGCCTAGCCCTTTCAGATTACTTGGTGAAGATTCACAAACGTAAAAACCCTGACGGCAGCCTCTACATCCGCAGGATACGCGACCTTGTGGGGCACGGCGAATGCATAATGGGCTTACTAGACAGCTACCCCAAAGAATTCAACTCTGCCCAGCCCTCATATCTAATTGACGTCGAAAAAGCCTGCGTGGACTGGCGTTGGCGCTTAAAAGAGAAACCCCAAAGGCTCAGCCAAGTTCACGGCGACTTCCACCCTTGGAACCTGCTTTTCCGCGAAGGCGCAGACTTCACCGTCTTAGACCGCAGCCGAGGCGAATGGGGCGAACCCGCAGACGACATCGCCGCCTTAACCATAAACTACCTGTTCTACTCCGTGCAAAAATACGGCGAACTAAAAGGTCCTTTTGAACGCTTGTTTAGGCTTTTCTGGGACAATTACCTGCGAAAAAGCGAAGACCACGAAATCCTCAACGTAGTCCAGCCCTTCTTTGCTTGGCGCGGCTTAGTGGTGGCTTCTCCTGTTTGGTACCCCCAGCTTAGCGAAGACGTTAGGGTCAAACTCTTGAACTTCGTCAAGAACATCTTGCAGTACGACCACTTCGACTTGGTAGATGTAAACTCTTATCTCAACTCTTCAAAGTAA
- a CDS encoding potassium channel protein, producing the protein MPQFERIRYKPIPVRELLVEMKNLSELMIDLAYSAALFNDKELAEDVLVLESHIDDLAYQLDLEIMVAAGGDPKDAEDLIGVSTVASVTDKISDAAADIAAIVKNDIGVHPIVSEVFEKVEERLMKATVTVDSVISGKSISELDLAARMGIDIIAIRRNRDWIINPKGSEILLSGDILITRGAPQGTKEFKDLAEGRLTTLEE; encoded by the coding sequence ATGCCCCAATTTGAAAGAATACGGTACAAACCTATACCTGTCCGCGAACTTCTCGTGGAGATGAAGAACCTATCTGAGCTTATGATTGATTTGGCTTACTCAGCGGCTTTGTTTAATGATAAGGAGCTTGCTGAGGATGTTTTGGTTTTGGAAAGCCACATTGACGATTTAGCTTACCAGCTTGATTTGGAGATTATGGTTGCTGCAGGAGGCGACCCCAAAGACGCTGAAGACTTAATTGGCGTATCCACGGTTGCTTCGGTAACCGACAAAATCTCTGATGCTGCCGCCGACATAGCCGCCATCGTCAAAAACGACATTGGCGTGCACCCGATTGTCAGCGAGGTCTTCGAAAAAGTTGAAGAGCGCCTAATGAAAGCCACAGTTACTGTGGACTCGGTCATATCGGGTAAATCCATAAGCGAGCTGGACTTGGCTGCACGCATGGGAATTGACATCATAGCCATACGCCGCAACCGCGACTGGATAATAAACCCCAAAGGCTCTGAAATCCTGCTTTCAGGTGATATTCTCATAACTCGGGGGGCACCTCAAGGAACCAAAGAATTCAAGGACCTTGCCGAGGGACGGCTGACCACTTTGGAGGAATAA
- a CDS encoding cytidine/deoxycytidylate deaminase family protein, producing MAKQERPDWDRYFLDLCEAVSKRATCDRGRAGCVIVKDKRIMTTGYVGAPAGLPHCDEAGHDMRRVINQDDKISQHCVRTLHAEQNAIIQAARFGIPLEGATLFCKMTPCRTCAMMIINAGIKRVVCEKRYHADQDTIEMFKQAGIELTIANDEFEQYGDQ from the coding sequence GTGGCTAAACAAGAAAGACCTGATTGGGACAGATATTTTTTGGATTTATGTGAAGCGGTTTCAAAACGTGCCACCTGTGATAGGGGACGCGCAGGCTGCGTTATAGTTAAGGATAAAAGAATAATGACTACAGGCTATGTAGGTGCCCCTGCAGGACTGCCCCACTGCGACGAAGCAGGTCACGACATGCGCAGAGTCATAAACCAAGACGACAAAATCAGCCAGCACTGCGTACGCACACTTCACGCAGAACAAAACGCCATCATACAAGCCGCACGTTTTGGCATACCACTTGAAGGCGCCACGCTGTTTTGCAAAATGACCCCATGCCGAACATGCGCCATGATGATAATCAACGCAGGCATAAAAAGAGTCGTCTGCGAAAAACGCTACCACGCCGACCAAGACACCATAGAAATGTTCAAACAAGCAGGCATAGAACTAACCATCGCCAACGACGAATTTGAACAGTACGGCGACCAATAA
- a CDS encoding PhoU family transcriptional regulator, with translation MTEHEAFEEIVARLAELKDTSELMMDLAYSSLLLNSRDLAEEVQRLEEYMDKLHTDFELLALNIPFKKTDASGLLGLIRLAFSTERIADAAAEMAEVVLRGIEPHPVLKLTISEAEETVSQACVTSDSSLVGKTLKEARVDEETGMWVLAIRRGEKTLRPKPDFKIQQGDVIIASGYAEGVADLKKLASPSETCTVE, from the coding sequence TTGACTGAACATGAAGCGTTTGAAGAAATCGTTGCGCGTCTTGCTGAACTTAAGGATACTTCTGAGTTGATGATGGATTTGGCTTATTCGTCGCTGCTGCTTAACAGTCGTGATTTAGCTGAGGAAGTTCAGCGGCTTGAAGAGTACATGGACAAACTCCACACCGACTTTGAACTTCTTGCTTTGAATATTCCCTTCAAAAAAACCGACGCCTCAGGACTCTTAGGCTTAATCAGGTTGGCTTTCTCTACTGAACGAATCGCTGACGCCGCAGCCGAAATGGCAGAAGTCGTCTTAAGAGGCATTGAACCTCACCCCGTACTCAAACTCACCATATCTGAAGCTGAAGAAACCGTTTCCCAAGCCTGCGTAACATCTGATTCCTCTTTGGTAGGCAAGACCCTAAAGGAAGCTCGTGTAGATGAGGAAACAGGCATGTGGGTGCTTGCGATTAGACGTGGCGAGAAAACTTTGCGTCCAAAGCCTGACTTTAAGATCCAGCAAGGCGACGTCATTATCGCTTCAGGTTACGCTGAGGGTGTTGCTGACCTCAAAAAGCTTGCTTCCCCAAGTGAAACCTGCACTGTCGAATAA
- the pyrE gene encoding orotate phosphoribosyltransferase, translating to MDIITPLDIVANALYNSGCIKFGEFKIKSGAISPYYVDLSRLLCCPKELCIVADVAAEKIKQISKQDKIDKIASIELKGALVAPSIACKTDLPCIIVRKESKAYGVTGRIAGADVEQGEEVLFFDDVVSEGLSKVEGVKPLQELGANVKHLLVVVDREQGGKEKLQKLGFQVHALAKISQIVVALHRNQRISEEQAKAVLQYIKK from the coding sequence ATGGACATCATCACGCCTCTTGACATAGTTGCAAATGCACTTTACAATTCAGGCTGCATAAAATTTGGCGAATTCAAAATCAAATCAGGCGCAATTAGCCCGTACTATGTGGATTTGTCGCGGCTGCTTTGTTGCCCCAAAGAGTTATGCATTGTAGCGGATGTGGCGGCAGAAAAAATCAAGCAAATCTCAAAACAAGACAAAATAGACAAAATCGCATCCATCGAACTAAAAGGCGCGTTAGTTGCACCAAGCATCGCATGCAAAACAGATTTGCCCTGCATAATTGTTAGGAAAGAATCCAAAGCCTACGGAGTTACGGGACGGATTGCAGGCGCAGACGTTGAACAGGGCGAGGAAGTACTGTTTTTTGATGACGTCGTAAGCGAGGGCTTATCCAAAGTGGAGGGCGTAAAACCGTTGCAGGAGCTTGGCGCTAATGTGAAGCATCTGCTGGTTGTGGTTGACAGAGAACAAGGCGGCAAAGAAAAACTCCAAAAACTGGGCTTTCAAGTTCACGCACTCGCAAAGATTTCCCAAATAGTTGTTGCCCTGCACCGAAATCAACGCATCTCAGAAGAGCAAGCCAAAGCCGTTTTGCAGTACATCAAAAAATAA
- a CDS encoding adenylyl-sulfate kinase, with product METGWCVWVTGLPASGKSVISRKLLELLNEKHLHAQLLSSDALRKILTPNPTYSPQERDVVYDALAYIAALLTQNGVNVIVDATANLRRYRDKLRQQLPRFVEVYLECPMDVCIKREAARKQTYHAPKGIYSKALTGKTQTVPGMGQPYEPPLNPEVTIQTTKDSVAQAAKKIYDTVLALPP from the coding sequence GTGGAAACTGGCTGGTGTGTTTGGGTCACTGGGTTGCCTGCTAGCGGCAAATCGGTCATATCACGCAAACTTCTTGAACTTCTTAACGAGAAACATCTGCACGCGCAGCTTTTATCCTCCGATGCGCTACGCAAAATCTTAACCCCCAACCCCACCTACTCGCCCCAAGAACGTGATGTAGTCTACGATGCACTAGCCTACATAGCTGCGTTGTTAACTCAAAACGGCGTGAACGTCATAGTGGATGCTACGGCTAACTTGCGGCGTTACCGCGACAAACTGCGCCAGCAACTACCCCGCTTTGTCGAAGTTTACCTTGAATGCCCCATGGACGTATGCATCAAACGCGAAGCCGCTCGCAAACAAACCTACCATGCCCCTAAAGGCATCTACTCCAAGGCTTTGACAGGCAAAACCCAGACTGTGCCGGGTATGGGGCAACCCTACGAGCCGCCACTAAACCCCGAAGTAACCATACAAACCACAAAAGACTCGGTTGCGCAAGCTGCCAAAAAAATCTACGACACAGTCCTTGCCCTTCCACCCTAA
- a CDS encoding Lrp/AsnC family transcriptional regulator: protein MDLTILGALLRDGRTKFADIAKECQVSKNAIWKHYDDMRRAGIIKGSTVQINYPHFGFKAYATIIASVETENIEQIVKKMRQIPNVYVAMHGYPKYSINIGVALRDIEELDSVKEKIRRVANAKEVKSSIWIGVRNIFENIERLSQGQKIKIFEDEPKIVNAPAKEVKLDKIDMEIVERLAKDGRMSFRNIALEIGKSTDTITKRYQKLRRNNTIKVVVQFDPTKIGYKALQLFSLSLSSRGEIEKVVNKLTSMPDVTHIMKVSGEFDLLVFAFNKDIEELLEIQNQIAHIEGLTRVEMKVGKMANKWPMPKQYTSIF, encoded by the coding sequence ATAGACCTAACGATATTGGGGGCTCTGCTACGGGATGGGCGAACAAAGTTTGCAGACATAGCAAAAGAATGTCAAGTTTCTAAAAACGCAATATGGAAACACTATGACGACATGCGAAGGGCAGGCATAATCAAAGGGTCAACAGTACAAATCAACTACCCGCATTTCGGATTCAAAGCATACGCAACCATAATTGCAAGTGTCGAAACAGAGAATATAGAGCAAATCGTCAAGAAGATGAGACAGATACCTAACGTTTACGTTGCAATGCATGGCTACCCAAAGTATAGCATAAACATTGGAGTTGCTCTCCGCGACATCGAAGAGCTGGACAGCGTCAAAGAGAAAATTAGAAGGGTAGCCAACGCCAAAGAAGTGAAAAGCAGCATCTGGATAGGCGTAAGAAACATTTTTGAAAACATAGAAAGACTATCGCAGGGTCAAAAAATAAAAATCTTCGAAGATGAACCCAAAATAGTAAACGCCCCAGCCAAAGAGGTCAAACTTGACAAAATTGACATGGAAATAGTTGAGAGGCTAGCTAAGGACGGCAGGATGTCGTTTAGAAACATTGCTTTGGAAATAGGAAAATCAACTGACACGATAACTAAACGGTACCAGAAACTAAGAAGAAACAACACTATCAAAGTGGTTGTCCAGTTTGACCCCACAAAAATCGGTTACAAGGCACTTCAGCTTTTTAGTTTATCCTTGTCTTCAAGAGGCGAAATCGAAAAAGTAGTAAACAAACTAACAAGCATGCCAGACGTAACCCACATCATGAAAGTCAGCGGAGAATTTGACTTACTCGTTTTTGCATTCAACAAAGACATAGAAGAACTCTTAGAAATCCAAAACCAAATCGCACACATCGAAGGCCTAACCAGAGTAGAAATGAAAGTAGGAAAAATGGCAAACAAATGGCCAATGCCCAAACAATACACATCTATATTCTAA
- a CDS encoding 50S ribosomal protein L16 — MKARNFGPVKGQAYTRKEYVKGFPPPKIVKFTMGNTKGTWDYELRLVALQRKQIRHGALEATRIAANRILMDKLLSEYYMRVLPYPHVILRENKMIFGAHADRLQQGMRRSFGRTVGTAARIEPGQTIVVVQVKAAGLEAAKTALKRANAKLPLTSRIVVEKITPKDADEATTEAKVNSE, encoded by the coding sequence ATGAAGGCTCGCAACTTCGGTCCTGTTAAAGGGCAAGCTTACACTAGGAAGGAATATGTGAAAGGTTTTCCACCACCCAAGATCGTTAAATTTACAATGGGTAACACAAAGGGAACCTGGGATTACGAGTTACGTCTTGTCGCGTTGCAGCGAAAACAGATTCGTCATGGCGCGTTGGAAGCTACCCGTATAGCTGCAAACCGTATTCTCATGGACAAGTTACTTAGCGAATACTACATGAGAGTTCTGCCTTATCCGCATGTTATCCTGCGGGAAAACAAGATGATTTTTGGTGCACACGCTGACAGGCTTCAGCAGGGCATGAGGCGCTCTTTTGGACGAACCGTTGGAACCGCCGCCCGAATCGAACCTGGCCAAACAATCGTGGTTGTACAGGTTAAAGCCGCTGGGCTTGAAGCTGCCAAAACCGCTCTTAAACGTGCAAACGCAAAGTTGCCTCTTACCTCCAGAATAGTTGTAGAAAAAATCACTCCAAAAGATGCTGATGAAGCTACAACTGAAGCAAAGGTGAACTCCGAATGA
- a CDS encoding adenosylhomocysteinase produces the protein MEEFQVKDKSLAPQGHLQIEWASSHMPVLNQIKDRFSKEKPLQGLTLAACLHVTKETAVLVETLMAGGAKVALCGSNPLSTQDDVAAALADHGANVFAWRGQNTEEYYECINKVLDYKPVITLDDGADVVGTIHSKRPEQIKDVKGGTEETTTGIVRLRAMEQDNSLKYPIIAVNDALTKHLFDNRYGTGQSTIDGILRATSVLIAGKVFVVCGYGWCSRGIAMRARGLGANVVVTEVIPTKALEAAMDGLRVMPIAQAATIGDIFVTATGDINVIRKEHMEKMKSGALIANSGHFNVEIQTKGLEELSKSKRTIRPNLEEYMLEDGRKLFLLAEGRLVNLAAAEGHPSEVMDLSFANQALSAEYIAKSEKLDSKVYAVPKDIDEKVAELKLKAMGISIDKLTAEQEKYLATWEMGTT, from the coding sequence ATGGAAGAATTTCAAGTTAAAGATAAATCATTAGCACCCCAAGGGCACTTACAAATTGAATGGGCATCATCACACATGCCTGTTCTAAACCAAATCAAAGACCGCTTTAGCAAAGAAAAACCCCTCCAAGGCTTAACATTAGCGGCGTGCTTGCACGTAACCAAAGAAACCGCAGTTCTTGTTGAAACCCTCATGGCAGGAGGCGCCAAAGTCGCGCTTTGCGGGTCCAATCCGCTTTCCACCCAAGACGACGTCGCCGCTGCACTCGCAGATCATGGAGCTAACGTTTTTGCATGGCGAGGACAAAACACCGAAGAATACTACGAATGCATAAACAAGGTTTTGGATTATAAGCCAGTTATAACTCTTGACGACGGCGCAGACGTGGTTGGAACCATACACAGCAAACGTCCCGAGCAAATCAAAGACGTGAAAGGCGGAACCGAGGAAACCACCACAGGCATTGTTAGGCTTAGAGCCATGGAACAAGACAACAGCCTCAAATACCCCATCATCGCCGTGAACGACGCGTTAACCAAGCATTTGTTTGATAACCGTTACGGCACAGGACAAAGCACCATAGACGGCATACTGCGCGCCACAAGCGTTCTAATCGCGGGCAAAGTCTTTGTTGTCTGCGGATACGGCTGGTGCTCTAGGGGCATAGCCATGCGCGCCCGAGGCTTAGGAGCCAACGTAGTCGTAACCGAAGTCATACCCACCAAAGCCCTAGAAGCCGCAATGGATGGTCTACGCGTCATGCCCATCGCACAAGCAGCCACAATAGGAGACATATTCGTGACTGCCACAGGCGACATAAACGTCATACGCAAAGAGCACATGGAAAAAATGAAGTCAGGCGCTCTAATTGCCAACAGCGGACACTTTAACGTAGAAATCCAAACCAAAGGCTTAGAAGAGCTATCCAAATCAAAACGAACCATTCGCCCAAACCTAGAAGAGTACATGTTAGAAGATGGCAGGAAACTGTTCTTGTTAGCTGAAGGTCGTCTGGTGAATTTGGCTGCTGCAGAGGGTCACCCATCAGAGGTTATGGATTTGTCGTTTGCCAATCAAGCATTGAGCGCAGAGTACATTGCTAAATCGGAGAAGCTGGATTCAAAAGTCTACGCTGTCCCCAAAGACATTGACGAAAAAGTTGCTGAGCTAAAACTAAAAGCCATGGGCATATCAATCGACAAGCTTACAGCGGAGCAGGAAAAGTACCTTGCAACGTGGGAAATGGGAACCACATAA